A window of the Lolium perenne isolate Kyuss_39 chromosome 7, Kyuss_2.0, whole genome shotgun sequence genome harbors these coding sequences:
- the LOC127317042 gene encoding probable serine acetyltransferase 1: MEPSHAAGPDTQEATTMTAGQQLRHAPPSLHPDVVPAYAPPESDSDESWVWSQIKAEARRDADDEPALASFLYATVLSHPSLERSLAFHLANKLCSSTLVSTLLYDLFVGSLAAHPTIRAAAVADLLAVRSRDPACAGFSHCLLNYKGFLAVQAHRVAHVLWAQNRRALALALQSRVAEVFAVDIHPAATIGKGILLDAAVIGETAVVGDNVSILHHVTLGGTGNAVGDRHPKIGDGVLIGAGATILGNVLIGASAKIGAGSVVLIDVPATSTAVGNPARLIDDDIPGESMDHTSFIQQWSNYTI; encoded by the coding sequence ATGGAGCCCTCACACGCCGCCGGTCCAGACACCCAAGAGGCGACGACAATGACGGCAGGGCAGCAGCTCCGCCACGCCCCTCCGTCCCTCCACCCCGACGTCGTACCGGCCTACGCGCCACCGGAGTCGGACAGCGACGAGTCGTGGGTCTGGTCCCAGATCAAGGCCGAGGCGCGCCgcgacgccgacgacgagccgGCGCTCGCGTCCTTCCTCTACGCTACCGTGCTCTCCCACCCCTCGCTTGAGCGCTCCCTCGCCTTCCACCTCGCCAACAAGCTCTGCTCCTCCACCCTCGTCTCCACGCTCCTCTACGACCTCTTCGTCGGCTCCCTCGCCGCGCACCCCACCATCCGCGCCGCTGCCGTCGCCGACCTCCTCGCCGTGCGCTCCCGGGACCCTGCCTGCGCCGGCTTCTCCCACTGCCTCCTCAACTACAAGGGCTTCCTCGCCGTCCAGGCCCACCGCGTCGCGCACGTCCTCTGGGCGCAGAACCGCCGCGCCCTCGCGCTCGCGCTCCAGTCCCGGGTTGCCGAGGTCTTCGCCGTCGACATCCACCCGGCCGCCACCATCGGCAAGGGCATACTCCTGGACGCCGCCGTCATCGGCGAGACcgccgtcgtcggtgacaacgtctCCATCCTCCACCACGTCACCTTGGGCGGGACCGGAAATGCGGTGGGCGACAGGCACCCAAAGATCGGAGACGGAGTTTTGATTGGCGCCGGGGCGACGATACTTGGCAACGTCCTGATTGGCGCCAGCGCCAAGATCGGTGCTGGGTCCGTGGTGCTCATCGATGTGCCCGCGACGAGCACGGCCGTGGGGAACCCCGCGAGGCTCATTGACGATGACATTCCGGGGGAGTCCATGGACCATACCTCCTTCATACAGCAGTGGTCGAACTACACCATCTGA